From bacterium, a single genomic window includes:
- the mazG gene encoding nucleoside triphosphate pyrophosphohydrolase: MNKDADVARMARRKDLFVELVETIASLRGENGCPWDREQTRNSVKMNLVEEAYEALDAIDRSDPKMLTQELGDLLIQVLFHSQISSEMGDFGIEDVLSAAVEKLIRRHPHVFGGEDVKDSKEVLQNWEEIKKGERGAQSVLADIPSSLPGFMRALVVQDKVGRVGFEWPDVSGALAKIREEVSELERAMAADDQLRVCAEYGDLLLIAVNLGRYLKVNPDDVLREAVQRFERRFRFVEASLKRDGKSPADATLEQMDALWNECKSREPS, encoded by the coding sequence TTGAATAAAGACGCAGATGTCGCTCGTATGGCAAGGAGAAAAGACCTCTTTGTCGAGCTTGTCGAGACCATCGCGAGCTTGCGGGGCGAGAATGGCTGCCCATGGGACCGAGAGCAGACCCGCAACTCGGTCAAAATGAACCTCGTGGAAGAGGCCTACGAGGCGCTCGACGCGATTGACAGGTCTGACCCAAAGATGCTCACACAGGAGCTCGGCGATCTTTTGATACAGGTTCTGTTCCACTCGCAGATATCGAGCGAGATGGGCGATTTTGGCATCGAGGACGTGCTCTCGGCGGCGGTAGAGAAGCTGATAAGGCGGCATCCTCACGTCTTTGGGGGCGAGGATGTGAAAGACTCCAAGGAGGTCCTACAGAACTGGGAGGAGATCAAGAAGGGCGAGCGAGGCGCACAGTCTGTCCTTGCTGACATCCCGAGCTCGTTGCCGGGCTTCATGCGGGCGCTTGTCGTTCAGGACAAGGTTGGTCGAGTGGGATTTGAGTGGCCGGATGTTAGTGGCGCGCTCGCGAAGATCAGGGAGGAGGTATCGGAGCTTGAGCGTGCGATGGCGGCCGATGATCAGTTGCGGGTCTGTGCGGAATACGGGGACCTGCTGCTTATCGCGGTGAACCTCGGCAGATACCTGAAGGTGAACCCGGACGATGTGTTGCGCGAGGCAGTTCAGCGTTTCGAGCGGCGGTTCAGGTTTGTTGAGGCCTCGCTCAAGAGGGACGGCAAGAGCCCTGCTGATGCCACTTTGGAGCAAATGGACGCGCTCTGGAATGAGTGCAAATCGCGGGAACCAAGCTAG
- a CDS encoding C25 family cysteine peptidase, translating into MQNTFVSRTCLCFLLAASLIVALGGVAFCSEAPEVIVRESGDNYFLIDFESPSPTFSWQEIQGSMFDTVKVAGCESIAEPGKPDVPFMGFLLAVPAECKPFARCESVQEEQFFGLRVVPCFQYVEVETGDTTVIEPRFELDEKQHATDAYYPDSFVRTEFFGVFRGQPVIRVMVFPVRFNPVSSELRVLRRATLKVFFDVLPCDSDAKMAGVLHSGAGSSQTMVNAVKSCVANPRDVRPLLVQNEPALGPTATELLDASDKYKIAVSEDGVYKLTGADLSRAGIDLSTINAANLSLKKLGQEVPVILEDGGDGSFDDADYILFWGEAPDSEFTNDNIYWLSFDDSGAARMQESDAHPTGTAQVATSFVETLHIEQDNVYWQNIPNGEGEDHYFHSKVTAPDTEVFLLDTYNLSSEPFDATFVAEFRGKTDVTGVDPDHHTQVILNDQIIDDKTWNGQIKFVQSVSGAQSMLAKGRNELKINYPGDLTLLDQVYLNYVQVTFLATFVATEGILAFSPQETGRTEFRVSGFSSNDVLVFDVTDPLAVCYLANASVEADGGVYLVRFEDDASPSRRYVVLDTSVLKTGLSPTLDAPSLLKSPNNRADYIIISHANFLEAAQGIAQHHAAKGEVVLIADVEDVYDEFNFGVKSPDAIKDFLEYAYESFSPPPPTDVLLVGDANMDYKNRIGHEVDFVPTHVHTDPDPRRIGETPGDNWFVCVDGSDILPDMNIGRICANRASDVDDALAKIQAYDNGQASGDWLHRVLFVADNESVSVSLNNELGTGFLPDDYSATQINYNDYDSSESANQEIMSSINEGCLLINYAGHGNVNRWAKGMFDSGDIGQLENGDKMPFVIMLTCLNGFFPMWDSTACLGDVFARTGGKGAIASWAPTSVDTASSHLILARAFFESVFYDLECYIGAATTVAKVRGYAQAGYVSYFDEIVETFVLFGDPGLALAVPTAPSGPRLTVWTDKDTYYAGQTLNVDVMLENTGGESMQVDAYLALDFGGALLYYPSFGLDPSPIRVALPPYLKLRLRAASLPVPSPAPAGTYAFFAALTQPGDMSRFIGGISQAQFEIR; encoded by the coding sequence ATGCAGAACACTTTCGTTTCGAGAACATGTCTTTGCTTTTTGCTAGCTGCCTCGCTCATTGTGGCGCTGGGGGGGGTCGCTTTTTGCTCTGAGGCTCCAGAGGTCATCGTTCGAGAAAGCGGCGACAACTACTTCCTGATCGATTTTGAGTCGCCCAGCCCGACGTTCAGCTGGCAAGAGATCCAGGGCAGTATGTTTGATACCGTGAAGGTCGCGGGCTGCGAGAGCATCGCCGAACCAGGAAAGCCCGACGTGCCGTTTATGGGGTTCTTGCTCGCGGTTCCCGCCGAATGCAAGCCTTTTGCGCGCTGCGAATCAGTTCAGGAGGAGCAGTTCTTCGGTCTTCGCGTAGTCCCGTGTTTTCAGTACGTCGAGGTTGAGACCGGCGATACGACAGTTATTGAGCCTCGGTTCGAGCTGGACGAAAAGCAGCATGCAACCGACGCGTATTATCCAGACTCGTTCGTCAGGACTGAGTTCTTCGGGGTGTTCCGGGGCCAGCCGGTCATCCGCGTCATGGTCTTCCCCGTCAGGTTCAATCCCGTCTCGAGCGAGCTTCGGGTGTTGAGGCGGGCAACGCTAAAGGTCTTCTTTGACGTGCTGCCGTGCGACTCAGACGCCAAGATGGCGGGCGTCTTGCACTCCGGGGCAGGCTCGTCTCAAACGATGGTCAACGCCGTTAAGAGCTGCGTTGCGAACCCTCGGGACGTCCGGCCTCTGCTGGTTCAAAACGAGCCTGCGTTGGGGCCGACCGCGACGGAGCTTTTGGATGCCTCGGACAAATATAAGATCGCAGTGAGCGAGGACGGAGTTTACAAACTAACTGGCGCCGACCTATCCAGGGCTGGCATTGACCTTTCTACGATCAACGCGGCCAATTTAAGCCTCAAAAAACTCGGCCAGGAGGTCCCGGTAATTCTTGAGGACGGCGGAGATGGGAGCTTCGATGACGCTGACTACATCCTCTTCTGGGGCGAGGCGCCTGATAGTGAGTTCACCAATGATAACATCTACTGGCTTTCCTTTGACGATAGCGGCGCGGCGCGGATGCAGGAATCTGATGCCCATCCGACCGGCACGGCGCAGGTTGCCACGTCCTTCGTCGAGACGCTGCACATCGAGCAGGATAACGTTTATTGGCAGAACATTCCTAACGGAGAGGGCGAGGACCACTATTTCCATAGCAAAGTAACCGCGCCGGACACGGAGGTCTTTCTGTTAGATACTTACAATCTCTCTTCCGAACCTTTCGACGCAACGTTCGTTGCCGAATTCCGGGGCAAGACTGACGTTACAGGTGTTGACCCTGACCATCACACTCAGGTAATCCTGAACGACCAGATTATCGATGACAAGACCTGGAACGGACAGATCAAGTTCGTCCAAAGCGTTAGTGGGGCGCAGTCGATGCTAGCAAAGGGGCGCAATGAGCTCAAGATCAACTACCCAGGCGACCTAACACTCCTTGACCAGGTCTATCTCAACTACGTTCAAGTAACCTTCCTCGCAACGTTCGTGGCGACAGAGGGCATCCTCGCATTCAGCCCCCAAGAGACGGGCCGGACGGAGTTTCGAGTTAGCGGTTTCTCGTCGAACGATGTTCTGGTCTTCGACGTAACAGACCCGTTGGCTGTCTGCTATCTGGCCAACGCCTCTGTCGAGGCTGACGGAGGCGTCTACCTCGTCAGGTTTGAGGATGACGCCAGCCCGAGCAGAAGATACGTAGTTCTTGACACCTCCGTGCTCAAGACGGGCTTATCGCCAACTCTCGACGCCCCGTCATTGCTGAAATCGCCGAATAATCGAGCGGACTACATCATCATTTCACATGCCAATTTTCTCGAGGCGGCGCAGGGGATAGCCCAACACCACGCCGCGAAGGGCGAGGTGGTGCTGATCGCTGACGTGGAGGATGTTTATGACGAGTTCAACTTTGGCGTCAAGAGCCCGGATGCGATCAAGGATTTTCTTGAGTATGCCTATGAAAGTTTCTCTCCACCTCCTCCGACGGACGTGCTGCTAGTCGGCGACGCGAACATGGACTATAAGAACAGGATCGGACACGAGGTGGATTTCGTGCCGACGCACGTCCATACCGACCCTGATCCCAGACGGATCGGCGAGACGCCGGGCGACAACTGGTTTGTCTGCGTGGATGGCTCGGACATCTTGCCGGACATGAACATCGGACGGATATGCGCCAATCGAGCGAGCGACGTTGATGACGCTTTGGCCAAGATACAGGCCTACGATAACGGTCAGGCCAGCGGCGATTGGCTCCATCGGGTGTTGTTTGTCGCTGACAACGAGAGTGTTTCTGTCTCGCTTAACAACGAGCTGGGCACGGGCTTTCTTCCTGACGATTATTCCGCAACCCAGATCAACTACAACGACTATGATTCGTCGGAGAGTGCCAACCAGGAGATTATGTCGAGTATCAATGAGGGCTGCCTGCTGATCAACTATGCAGGTCACGGGAACGTCAACAGGTGGGCTAAGGGAATGTTTGATTCGGGCGATATTGGTCAGCTTGAGAACGGAGACAAGATGCCTTTTGTGATCATGCTGACTTGCCTGAACGGGTTCTTCCCAATGTGGGACAGCACGGCCTGCCTCGGCGACGTGTTCGCGAGAACCGGGGGCAAGGGCGCGATTGCTTCCTGGGCGCCGACGAGCGTTGATACTGCGTCGAGCCATCTGATTCTGGCCAGAGCGTTTTTTGAGTCCGTATTCTACGATCTCGAGTGCTATATAGGGGCTGCCACGACAGTCGCCAAGGTGCGAGGCTACGCTCAGGCGGGCTATGTCAGTTACTTCGACGAGATAGTCGAGACCTTCGTGCTGTTTGGTGATCCGGGGCTTGCGCTGGCAGTTCCGACGGCGCCTTCTGGCCCAAGGCTGACAGTCTGGACTGACAAGGACACATACTACGCTGGCCAGACGCTCAACGTGGACGTCATGCTCGAGAACACTGGAGGCGAATCTATGCAGGTGGACGCTTACCTGGCTCTCGATTTTGGCGGCGCCCTTCTCTACTACCCCTCATTCGGCCTCGATCCGTCGCCTATCCGAGTCGCCCTGCCGCCGTATCTGAAGCTGAGGCTTCGCGCAGCATCGCTGCCGGTGCCCTCTCCGGCGCCTGCCGGAACTTATGCTTTCTTTGCCGCACTGACACAGCCGGGCGACATGTCGAGATTCATAGGTGGGATAAGCCAGGCGCAGTTTGAGATCCGCTAG
- a CDS encoding S24 family peptidase encodes MTKIDGRVADEILGLWKSKGKESVLKTTGLSMVPTIEPDDEIVLRHTELDEIKRGDLVTFKVGPEVVTHRVIKRIEKDGRVSLLQKGDSGPRCFPLPAECVVGKVVEIRLKSGNHVIPMTSLLARSFAHLVALLELWFAGPIRFLSDILRKRSRTDKPGGLVSFCYRNSLRLRSRTIRPLLKAMRLLCRKRLERKR; translated from the coding sequence GTGACAAAGATTGACGGTCGCGTTGCGGACGAGATACTTGGCCTTTGGAAATCAAAGGGCAAAGAGAGTGTCCTCAAGACGACCGGCCTGAGCATGGTGCCAACAATCGAGCCGGACGATGAAATAGTCCTTCGACACACCGAGCTCGACGAGATTAAGCGGGGAGACCTGGTCACCTTCAAGGTCGGGCCTGAGGTCGTAACCCACAGAGTCATCAAACGGATCGAGAAGGACGGGAGAGTTTCGCTCCTTCAGAAGGGCGACAGCGGGCCCAGATGCTTCCCCCTGCCCGCCGAGTGCGTTGTTGGCAAGGTCGTTGAGATAAGGCTGAAGTCAGGCAACCATGTCATTCCAATGACTAGCTTGCTTGCCAGGTCTTTTGCACATCTCGTAGCGCTGCTTGAGCTCTGGTTTGCTGGGCCGATTCGGTTTCTTTCCGATATCCTACGCAAGAGAAGCCGGACAGATAAGCCCGGAGGCTTAGTCTCGTTCTGCTACCGCAATTCCTTGCGACTCAGGAGCAGGACGATACGCCCCCTTCTGAAAGCGATGAGGCTCTTGTGCAGGAAGCGCCTCGAGCGCAAACGCTAG
- a CDS encoding porin: MTKRAAIWLLVMAIALAASCVFGDILTVKHAHGELTLKGLIQTYYGMYEDDALVDGFDMNRVRLGVEGNVYDKVFFNLEFDVNTSGNGLKDAYITFKHIPHVDLSFGQMYKPATYESLTSSRKLPFILYAVPTQYMRSNNVSNRDIGAKVTFHLEKDDYTFITLEGGVFNGAGANTSDNNDQKDWVLRACLQPVKGVEVFGNYTYGTYGAKGLSILGVSSGHEPYQEYSAGLAIDYQGLDFVGEWIGMNTRYLPAGVGMVDPHERSWDMYGFYTHLGFKIDTGYDYFSEVEPIARYEYLDPNSNNHVINDLARLITCGLNVAIDKHYAKLQLNYIINLNDSGPGRELADNVFLAQLQAAF, translated from the coding sequence ATGACCAAGAGAGCAGCAATTTGGCTGTTAGTTATGGCGATCGCGCTTGCCGCAAGCTGTGTGTTTGGTGATATTCTCACGGTCAAGCACGCGCACGGTGAGCTGACGCTGAAGGGTCTCATCCAGACCTATTATGGGATGTATGAGGATGATGCTCTAGTTGACGGGTTTGACATGAACCGTGTTAGGCTCGGAGTGGAAGGTAACGTCTATGACAAGGTGTTTTTCAACCTTGAGTTTGACGTGAACACGAGCGGGAACGGTCTGAAAGACGCTTACATCACGTTTAAGCATATCCCGCACGTTGATCTGTCGTTTGGGCAGATGTACAAACCAGCCACCTACGAGTCTCTGACATCAAGCCGCAAACTGCCATTCATCCTTTACGCAGTGCCGACTCAGTATATGAGGTCCAACAATGTGTCCAATCGAGACATAGGCGCCAAGGTGACGTTCCACTTGGAGAAGGATGATTACACGTTCATCACTCTTGAGGGAGGCGTGTTCAACGGGGCAGGCGCCAATACAAGCGACAACAACGACCAGAAGGACTGGGTTCTGAGGGCCTGCCTACAGCCCGTTAAGGGCGTGGAGGTTTTCGGTAACTATACGTATGGGACGTATGGCGCCAAGGGGCTTTCCATACTGGGCGTGAGTTCGGGCCATGAGCCTTACCAAGAATACAGCGCCGGGTTGGCGATAGACTATCAGGGCCTGGACTTCGTTGGCGAGTGGATCGGTATGAACACGAGATATTTGCCCGCGGGCGTGGGTATGGTTGACCCGCACGAACGGTCTTGGGACATGTATGGCTTCTATACCCATCTGGGGTTCAAGATCGACACAGGCTACGACTACTTCAGCGAGGTTGAGCCGATCGCTAGGTATGAGTATCTCGACCCGAACAGCAACAATCACGTGATTAACGACCTTGCGAGGCTTATTACTTGCGGGCTTAATGTGGCGATCGACAAACACTACGCAAAGCTACAGCTCAATTACATCATCAACCTGAACGACAGCGGTCCTGGCCGCGAGTTAGCGGACAACGTGTTCTTGGCGCAGCTTCAGGCGGCGTTTTAG
- a CDS encoding porin: protein MMRAGTTWLVVVTLALVANAAFGDILTVKHAHGDLRLFGSLQTYYASYEEDLGADTFDLRRARLDVDGHVYDKVYFFLEADLLGNPQLLLASVTFKLPHLDLRFGQQWKPVSWEAKHSSRTLPFIGYSLPTAYFLANKVCFIDIGARATLHFERDDFTMFLLEGGVFNGTGINTSDDNDQKDWVVRTAIQPIKGISFIGNYTYGTYGAKSVPDTDPLCGHANYQQYSAGFVVDYHGLDLAGEWIGMHRDYLQNKANLAPDNKAWDNYGFYVHVGYKINTGYDYFQEVEPVVRYEYLDSSREVAGDLQRAVTCGVNVAIDKHYARFQVNYVANLDDSCAYDPVTSPYGKQANNVLAAMLLLTF from the coding sequence ATGATGAGAGCTGGGACGACATGGCTTGTTGTAGTAACGCTGGCACTTGTCGCGAACGCTGCGTTCGGCGACATTTTAACAGTGAAACATGCCCACGGCGACTTGCGCCTTTTTGGCTCGCTTCAGACCTATTACGCCAGTTATGAGGAGGACCTGGGGGCAGATACGTTTGATCTGCGGCGTGCCCGGCTCGATGTTGATGGCCACGTTTATGATAAGGTCTATTTCTTTTTGGAGGCTGACCTGCTTGGGAACCCTCAGTTATTGCTCGCAAGCGTCACGTTCAAACTCCCGCATCTTGACCTGCGATTCGGCCAGCAATGGAAGCCGGTCTCTTGGGAGGCGAAGCATTCTAGCAGAACCTTGCCCTTCATTGGCTATTCGCTGCCGACAGCCTATTTTCTGGCGAACAAGGTGTGCTTCATAGATATTGGGGCAAGGGCAACGCTGCACTTCGAGAGGGACGATTTCACGATGTTTCTTCTCGAGGGCGGTGTGTTCAACGGCACTGGAATCAATACGAGCGACGACAACGACCAAAAGGACTGGGTCGTGAGGACCGCTATTCAGCCGATAAAGGGCATTAGTTTTATCGGGAACTACACGTATGGCACCTATGGCGCCAAGAGCGTCCCGGATACTGACCCGTTGTGTGGCCACGCCAACTACCAGCAGTACAGCGCCGGGTTTGTGGTTGACTACCATGGGCTGGACCTGGCGGGCGAGTGGATAGGGATGCACAGGGACTATCTCCAGAACAAGGCCAATCTCGCTCCTGACAACAAGGCATGGGATAATTATGGCTTCTACGTGCACGTGGGCTACAAGATCAACACGGGCTACGACTACTTTCAGGAAGTAGAGCCGGTCGTGCGGTATGAGTATCTTGACAGTAGCCGGGAGGTCGCAGGCGATCTGCAGCGGGCGGTAACTTGTGGCGTGAACGTGGCCATAGACAAGCATTACGCCAGGTTTCAGGTGAATTACGTTGCGAATCTAGATGACAGCTGTGCCTATGATCCTGTTACTAGCCCCTATGGCAAGCAAGCTAACAACGTGCTTGCGGCCATGCTCTTGCTGACGTTCTAA